A part of Streptomyces sp. NBC_00557 genomic DNA contains:
- a CDS encoding histidine phosphatase family protein, producing MSATGEVTDRKNRGRRIILWRHGQTAWNVERRFQGSTDVALTETGVGQARRAARLLASLGPDAIISSDLQRAANTAAELASLTGLDVTLDEGLRETYAGVWQGLTHEEIIARHGEEYAAWKRGEAVRRGGGELETEVADRAAPVVLRHAEKLPEDGTLVVVSHGGTIRTTIGRLLGLEARHWESLGGLSNCCWSVLGEGARGWRLLEHNAGTLPEPVLGDDD from the coding sequence ATGAGCGCCACCGGCGAGGTGACCGACCGCAAGAACCGCGGCCGCCGCATCATCCTGTGGCGGCACGGCCAGACCGCCTGGAACGTGGAGCGCCGCTTCCAGGGCAGCACGGACGTGGCGCTCACCGAGACCGGCGTCGGGCAGGCCCGTCGCGCGGCCCGGCTGCTGGCCTCCCTGGGGCCGGACGCGATCATCTCCTCGGATCTGCAGCGGGCGGCGAACACGGCCGCCGAGCTGGCCTCGCTCACCGGCCTCGACGTCACCCTCGACGAGGGCCTGCGCGAGACCTACGCGGGCGTCTGGCAGGGACTGACGCACGAGGAGATCATCGCCCGCCACGGCGAGGAGTACGCCGCCTGGAAGCGCGGTGAGGCGGTCCGACGCGGCGGCGGCGAACTGGAGACCGAGGTCGCCGACCGCGCCGCACCGGTCGTCCTGCGGCACGCCGAGAAGCTTCCGGAGGACGGCACCCTCGTCGTCGTCAGCCACGGCGGCACCATCCGCACCACCATCGGCCGGCTGCTCGGCCTGGAGGCCCGGCACTGGGAGAGTCTCGGCGGCCTCTCCAACTGCTGCTGGTCCGTGCTCGGTGAGGGCGCCCGCGGCTGGCGCCTGCTGGAGCACAACGCCGGCACCCTCCCGGAGCCCGTCCTCGGCGACGACGACTGA